The genomic stretch GGGGGAAGGGCTGTGCCCTTCCCCCTGGTGGGGTTCGGGGCGAAGCCCTGACAAAACCCTACATGACAGGTCAAAGCTGTCCTTGAATCGGGGCGAGGCCCTGACAAAACCCTACATGACATGTCAAAGCTGTCCTTGAATCGGGGCGAGGCCCTGACAAAACCCTGCATGTCAAAGCTGTCTTTGGACTTGAAAGGGCGCTGAATGGCGACACCGTTCGCCGGGCGTCAAACCGGTCCGGCATCGATATGGTTCCGAAGAGTGGCATAGTCGATCTTGCCAACTCCCAGCAAGGGCATATTCTCCAGATGGAGAATCTTTCTGGGCAGATGGATCTCCCCCACACCTGCGTGCCGGGCGTGTTCCAGCAAGGATGCACGCTGAGGGTTGCCCTGGGTGGTGACCAGGACGACCTGCTCGCCTTTTTGTGGATCAGGCATGGCGATGGCGGCATGCAGCGCTTCGGGCCAAACCTGACACGCCAGGGACTCCACCGCAGCCAGGGAGACCATCTCACCCCCCACCTTGGCAAACCGTTTGACCCGGCCCACGATGAAGACAAACCCCTCCGCATCGACCCGGACCACGTCCCCCGTGTCATACCACCCCGCAACAAGCCCTCTGGCAGCGGAATCGGCGGACAAATATCCCAGCATGATATTGGGACCGCAAACCTGGAGCCGTCCCCCGTGTTGCAAACCGGGGACAGGTTCCAGGCGATAAGCCAAACCAGGCAGGAGACAACCAACGGAACCCACACGATGGGCAAATGGGGCATTGACCGCCAGGACAGGACTTGCTTCCGTGGCGCCATACCCCTCCAGAATGCGGATGCCAAACTTGTCCATCCACAGGTTCCGGGTTCGCTCCCGCAAAGGTTCAGCACCACAAAAAACAAAACGCAAGCTGGCAAAATCAAGGGGATGGGCAGCGCGGCCATACCCGTTCAGAAAGGTGTCCGTGCCCGCCAGGAGCGTGGCGCCCATGCTGCGGGCAAGCGCCGGGATACCCTCATAATCCAGGGGAGACGGGAGCAGATGGATAGTCACCCCGGCCAGCAGAGGAGCCAATGTCCCCATGGTCAGACCAAAGGCATGGAACAGGGGAAGGACATTGAGCAGGGTGTCCTGCGCATCAAAATCGAGGCGTGTCCTGACCTGGGCGCAGTTGGCCAAAACATTCAGGTGCGAGAGCAAAACCCCCTTGGGAACGCCTTCGGAACCGGAAGTCAACATCAGAAGGGCCGGGTGCTCCATCTGGATCCAGGGCGTCACACGACGATGCACCCACAGCGGCGCCAGGGTTGTCAGAAGAGCCTGAAGCATGGCGCCGGTTCCGACGTGACGGCGCAAATCTTCCAGGTAGA from Magnetococcales bacterium encodes the following:
- a CDS encoding AMP-binding protein, giving the protein MVSGAVTRILTRLLRVEGVGWERLPRDGGFLVVCNHPARRDWLPVSLLAVTRMALALPAEDFPGPFWRFFLRLFAVLPRLIPIDLQRPESWEPLLAHMRGGGGALCFPEVVPQRAGRLGKVHDWPVRAALQAGVPLVPLHLEGSQRSRFLGGDAPGRRRWWPRLVMTVSPPWSPRMPEADFSPRERRSMFSRQLGLRMEEAALAGRALHRTLWEALIITNRAYPGGDCAISDGTGQALSRRSLRFRSLLLSALLHPHLPPAPAPVGFLLPTSVGGVVTLLALQFRGWLPVMLNFSAGAEPMLQALRMAHVHVVVTSRVFIAKAGLAPILERLGTTCRILYLEDLRRHVGTGAMLQALLTTLAPLWVHRRVTPWIQMEHPALLMLTSGSEGVPKGVLLSHLNVLANCAQVRTRLDFDAQDTLLNVLPLFHAFGLTMGTLAPLLAGVTIHLLPSPLDYEGIPALARSMGATLLAGTDTFLNGYGRAAHPLDFASLRFVFCGAEPLRERTRNLWMDKFGIRILEGYGATEASPVLAVNAPFAHRVGSVGCLLPGLAYRLEPVPGLQHGGRLQVCGPNIMLGYLSADSAARGLVAGWYDTGDVVRVDAEGFVFIVGRVKRFAKVGGEMVSLAAVESLACQVWPEALHAAIAMPDPQKGEQVVLVTTQGNPQRASLLEHARHAGVGEIHLPRKILHLENMPLLGVGKIDYATLRNHIDAGPV